The Rhizobium jaguaris nucleotide sequence GCTGTATCGGTATATCGGGCCGTACCTCCAAAGCTTCTACCAGTTGTTCTAGTGCATTGGTCATATAGGTGCAGATCCGATCGACTTCGCTCGTCGACGCCATCTGCACCGTGAGGCGGAAAGTGTCTCCCAGATCGTCCACCGAGAAAGTGAGGGGATAGTTGGACCGCTCCTCAAAACCGAGAAACTCAATTCCGTGCTCGGCGCGATCCAATTCACCAGAAATCTGTGGTTGGTCGCGTTGCTGACGGTAGTTCAGCAGGGCACTGAACAATGGCGCCGGCGCCAAGACCCGGCTACAACGCTGCGCTAAGAGGAGCGGCGCGTGCTCATGGCTCACCAACCGTGCTAGCAGGCCATGCGTCAGCCTTACGCCATCTCGCGGGCTCAGACCGCCAATCCTGATTCGGATCGGTAGCGTGTTGATGAATGGTCCCTGTGCTCGATCCGCGCCAATGCCGGCTTGGAGGCGACCAGTCAGCACGGTCCCGAACACGACGTCATCTCGTCCTGACACTGCTGCCAGCACATGCGCCCACGCTAGGTGAAACAGGCTGGCCGCACCGACTCCGACTGTTTGCGCGGCTGCCTGCAGCCGCCCAGCGAAACGGGAGTCCAGCGTCCGGCTTGCCTCCACGATCGCCGTCCCATCCTGTTGGACATCGAGCAAACCGAACGGCGCCGTCGGCTCATCGACATCACCCAGCATTTCCCGGAAAAACATTTCGTGCTTCTCGTCGGTCAGGCCGAGCCGAGCTCGTGCCACGAACTCACGGAACGGCTGCGCCACTGGAAGATGGTCGGCCCGGTTCGCTAGATGCGCCCGGATTTCCCCAAACAGCAGCCTCAAGGAGGTAGCATCGTCCACCATATGATGGAAGAGCAACTGCAGGACCCAGCGATTGTTAGACGGATCCTGTGCTATATGGGCCCTTAGCAGCGGCGCCTGTGTGAGATCCAAGCGAAAATGTCGGGGGTTGAACTGCGCGCGGAGCTGGTCCGCGATATCACCTGCATGCGGATCGAGACTGATCTCTTCGACCGCGAGATGCGCCTGTCGCCATACCACCTGCACCGGCTCTACCATGTCCTGCCAAAGCACGGCGGAACGCAAAACATCATTTCGGTGGATCGCTGCCCGTAGTGCTTGCAACAAGTTGTCCACGCGCGGCCGGCTGTCAACGCCCACCGTCACCTGCGACAGGTAGGGATCGCCCGCAGTTGCCGTCAGATGATGGAACAGCATTCCCTCTTGCAGGGGTGTCAGTGGGTAGATGTCCTGGATATTCGCCACTCCGCCGGGCACATGTTCGACGATCCGAGCGATCTCCCGTTCGCTCAGCTGCACCAGCGGCAGCATGGCTGGCGTTATCACTTCGCACTGCGGCGGAATACGGTTTTCAGGAACCTCGATGAGGTTACTGCGGCAAGATGTCACTGCTGCCGCTAAGGCAGCCAGTGTGGGTGCTTCAAAAATCGTGCGCACATCGGCGTGAAAGCCTGCCTGGCCTGAGAGTGCAATCAACTTTGGTACCAGCAGCGAATGGCCGCCTAGCGCAAAGAAATTGTCGTGTCGACCGACACGCTCAAGCTGCAGCACCTCAGCCCAGATCGCTGCCAGGAGCTGTTCTGTATACCCCTCAGGCGGCACATAGTCATCTTTGGCCGTCGCCATGACGGGCGCCGGCAGCGCCTTGCGGTCGAGCTTGCCGTTCGGGGTGAGGGGCAGGGCTTCGAGCCCGACGATCGCCGACGGCACCATGTGTTCGGGCAGCCGCGCCGCCGCATGCGTTCGTAGCGCCTGGGCGTCGAGGTCTTGGCCTGCCACCGCCACGACATAGCCGACCAGCTGCTGGCCCCCTGGGCCGTCCGCGCGCGCCACCACCGCTGCCTGTGCGACCGCCGGATGGGCGCTCAGCGCCGCCGCCACCTCTGCCGGCTCGATCCGAACGCCGCGTATTTTGACCTGGTCGTCGACCCGGCCGAGAAAGTCGAGCATGCCGTCCGCCCGCCATCGCGCCAGATCGCCGGTGCGATACATCCGCTCTCCCGGCTCGCCGAACGGGCATGCCACGAACCGCTCCGCCGTCAGGCTCGGGCGCCCGCAATACCCTCGCGCCAGACCCGTCCCCGCAATGTACAGCTCACCCGCCACACCTGCCGGCACCGGACGCAGACTGCCGTCGAGCACGTACACACGAGTGTTCCAGATCGGTCGGCCGATCGGCACGGAGGTCTCGTCGCGGTCGCGGCTACACTCCGACGCTGTGACGTCGATAGCGGCTTCCGTAGGCCCGTAGAGATTGTGTAGCGCTACATCCAAACTGGCGAAGAAGAGGGCCTGCAACGTCGCCGGCAGCGCCTCGCCGCTGCAGATCACGCGCCGTAGACCCCGATAGTCACCGGATGCTTGCTCCTGTATAAAAGCCCGAAGCATGGAGGGCACGAAGTGCACCGTGGTAACGCCGTAGCCGGCGATGGTCGCGGCCAGATAGGCCGGGTCCTGGTGCCCGCCTGGCCGGGCAAGCACCAGTGCGGCGCCTCCGATTAGCGGCCAGAAGAACTCCCACACCGAGACGTCGAAGCCGGACGGGGTCTTCTGCAGGACTCTGTCGCTGCCGTCGAGGCAATATTCGGCCTGCATCCACAGCAGGCGATTGACGATCGCCTGCTCGGAAACGGCGACGCCCTTGGGTGTTCCGGTGGAGCCGGAGGTGTAGATGACATAGGCGAGGTCGCGAATATCGAGCCGGCGGACGCGGTCTGCGTCAGTGGGAGCGGTGGCGGGGGCAGCGGCGATGGTGGCCCGCAACTGCGGCTCGTCGAGCAGCAGGCGGACGGGGCCGGCCGCAGGCAGGCGGGCGGCCAGTGCGGAGGTGGTGACCAGCGCCGCCGGGCCGGCGTCGTCGAGCATGAAGCCCAGTCGAGCCTCGGGATAGCCGGGATCGAGCGGCAGGTAGGCCGCTCCCGCCTTGAGGATGGCCAGCAGCGCAACGACCATCTCCGGCGAGCGCTCCAGGCAGATCGCCACCACCTGATCGGGCCCGATTCCCAGCCCGATCAGGTGATGCGCCAGCCGGTTAGCGCGGGCGTCAAGTTCGGCATAGCTGAGTTCCTGATCCTCGAAGATCAGCGCCGTGGCCGCGGGGCTGCGGCACACCTGCTGCTCGAACAGCGCCGGCAAGGTGACCTCAGGCACCGGCCGGGCAGTGGCATTCCACTCCTCCACGATCTGCCGGCGCTCGGCGGGCGCGAGCAGCTCAAACGAACTGATCGGCCGCCCGGGCGCCGCCGCGGCCTCCGCGAGCAGCCGGGTCAGGCGCTCGGCTAATGCTTCTGCGGTCGCCCCATCGTAGAGGTCAGAGGCGTATTCGAGGGTGGCATCCAGCCCCTGGCACACACCGGTGGCCCCGCTCCGCTCAGCAAAGCTGAAGGTCAGGTCGAACTTGGTGGTGCGCGTGGCGATCGTTTCTGGCGTGACGCTCAGGCCGGCGAGCGCGATGGATGGCGCAGCGGTGTTTTGCAGCACCAGCATGACCTGGAATAGCGGATGGCGTGCCAGGGAGCGCGCTGGATTGAGCTGCTCGATCAGGCGCTCAAATGGCACGTCCTGATGCTGATAAGCGGCGAGGTCGGTCTCGCGTGCCTGGGCCAGGAGATCGGCGAAACTTGGGTCGCCGCGGGTGTCGGTCCTGAGAACCAGGGTATTGACGAAGAAACCCACCAGTCGGTCCAGAGCGGCGTCACCGCGGCCGGCAATAGGAGTACCCAGCGGGATGTCGTCTCCGGCACCCAGGCGCGAGAGGAGCGCCGCCACACCGGCATGCAACACCATGAACAGGCTGGCGCCGTGAGTGCGTGCCAGCTCTAGGAGCTGTGCGTGCAGCACCGCGTTGAGGGAGAAGGCAATCTGGTTGCCGCGGCCGCTCTGCACCGGTGGACGCGGCCGGTCGGCTGGAAGAGCGAGCTCCTCGGGCAGATCGGCCAATGCCGCCTGCCAATAGGCGAGCTGGTTGCCCAGCGGACTGTCGGCGTCGGCCTCGGCACCCAGGAGCTCGTGCTGCCACAACGTGTAGTCGGCATATTGCGCCGGCAAGGGCAACCATGCCGGGGCCTCCCCCCACGGCGGGAGGCATAGGCTTGGCTGAGATCCTCCAGAAGTGGCGCGAGCGACCAGCCATCACAGGCGCTATGATGCAACACTAGCAGCAGCACCTGCCGCTCTGGGGCGAGGCGGAACAAAGTGGCGCGTAGCGGCGGCTCACCCGCGAGATCGAAAGGTTGCGCCGCCGCTTGCTCAAGGGTGAGTGCAAGCTCCTGCTCTTCGATCGCGGCGACGGCGAGGGCAGGTCGGGCAGCTTCGGTCTCGAGGATGTGCTGTACCGGCACGCCATCGGCCTCCACCAGCAGCGTGCGTAGACTCTCGTGCTGCGCCACCACATCTGCGAGCGCGGCCTCCAGCGCCGCGACATCGAGTCGACCCTCGAGCCGCAGCGCCAGCGGGATGGTGTAAGCTGAGCTCGACCCTTCCAGGCGGTCGAGTAACCACAGCCGGGCCTGGGCGAAGGACATCGGGATCACCGCTGGCCGTTGTCGCGGTGAAAGGGCGGGGCGTGGTGCCCCCGACCGGCGGGCCTCCGCGAGACCGGCGGCGAGCTGGGCGGGGGTGGGGGCGTCGAATAGGGCCCGGATCGGCAGCTCGACGGCGAGGGCGGCGCGGATGCGGCCAACCAGGCGAGTGGCGAGCAGCGAGTGACCGCCGAGCTCGAAGAAGTTATCCTCGGGGCCGACACGTTCCAGCCCCAGCAGATCGGCGTAGAGCTTGCATAGCAGCGCCTCCTCTGGCGTCTGCGGCGCCCGCGTGCTGCGGCTCGCCATGACGGGCGCCGGCAGCGCCTTGCGGTCGAGCTTGCCGTTCGGGGTGAGGGGCAGGGCTTCGAGCCCGACGATCGCCGACGGCACCATGTGTTCGGGCAGCCGCGCCGCCGCATGCGCTCGTAGCGCCTGGGCGTCGAGGTCTTGGCCTGCCACCGCCACGACATAGCCGACCAGCTGCTGGCCCCCTGGGCCGTCCGCGCGCGCCACCACCGCTGCCTGTGCGACCGCCGGATGGGCGCTCAGCGCCGCCGCCACCTCTGCCGGCTCGATCCGAACGCCGCGTATTTTGACCTGGTCGTCGACCCGGCCGAGAAAGTCGAGCATGCCGTCCGCCCGCCATCGCGCCAGATCGCCGGTGCGATACATCCGCTCTCCCGGCTCGCCGAACGGGCATGCCACGAACCGCTCCGCCGTCAGGCTCGGGCGCCCGCAATACCCTCGCGCCAGACCCGTCCCCGCAATGTACAGCTCACCCGCCACACCTGCCGGCACCGGACGCAGACTGCCGTCGAGCACGTACACACGAGTGTTCCAGATCGGTCGGCCGATCGGAGGAGGTTTGTGCCGATCGTGTTCATCGAGCGTGCATAATGCATATAAGCTGTCGCCGGTGGCTTCCGATGCGCCATAGAAGTTGAAGAACCGCGCCTCCGGCAGGCGCGCATTCAGAGCGGCGACATGGCTTCCGAGCAGCGCTTCACCGCTGGCCAGCCAAGCTCTGCACGAGATCAGGCTGTGCAAACCGGTCTGCTCGAGCACGGCATTGAGCAAGCTCGGTACAAGGGTGACCCCAGAGACGCCTCGCAACTCGATCAAGTTTGCGATCTTGGCAGGGTCCCTAGCCACAGCACATGGTGCCAGCACGACCGAACTCTTATGGACCAGTGCCCCAAGGAGTTCGGTTGAGCCGTCAATGAAGCTGATGGAGCTTTTCGCAAGCACCGGCCCCTGTCCGTAGACCTGCAGCTCTCCAATCCAGCTCAAACGATTGACAAGGCCGGCATGAAGTCCGGCGACGCCCTTGGGTGTTCCGGTGGAGCCGGAGGTGTAGATGACATAGGCGAGGTCGCGAATATCGAGCCGGCGGACGCGGTCTGCGTCAGTGGGAGCGGTGGCGGGGGCAGCGGCGATGGTGGCCCGCAACTGCGGCTCGTCGAGCAGCCGGCGGACGGGGCCGGCCGCAGGCAGGCGGGCGGCCAGTGCGGAGGTGGTGACCAGCGCCGCCGGGCCGGCGTCGTCGAGCATGAAGCCCAGTCGAGCCTCGGGATAGCCGGGATCGAGCGGCAGGTAGGCCGCTCCCGCCTTGAGGATGGCCAGCAGCGCAACGACCATCTCCGGCGAGCGCTCCAGGCAGATCGCCACCACCTGATCGGGCCCGATTCCCAGCCCGATCAGGTGATGCGCCAGCCGGTTAGCGCGGGCGTCAAGTTCGGCATAGCTGAGTTCCTGATCCTCGAAGATCAGCGCCGTGGCCGCGGGGCTGCGGCACACCTGCTGCTCGAACAGCGCCGGCAAGGTGACCTCAGGCACCGGCCGGGCAGTGGCATTCCACTCCTCCACGATCTGCCGGCGCTCGGCGGGCGCGAGCAGCTCAAACGAACTGATCGGCCGCCCGGGCGCGGCAAGCACAGTCTCAAACAACAACTCCAGTCGCGCCTGGTATGCGGCCAGATCGGCGGACGCGTAGAACGTCGCGTTGGCATCGAGAGCAATCTCCAAGGGCGCGTCGGCACCGCGATCGAAGACGTAAAGGTCGAGGTCCCGGACCGGGCCGTTAGCCAAGTTTCGCGCCGCCGCAACATGACCCCCAAAGCTGAGCGCGTAGTCGAACGGCTCAATGTTGATCGCGGTGGTGAACAGATGCTGCCGATTAGCCGCGAGGCCGAGGTCACGGCGCAGGTCCTCATACCGATACCTCTGATGGCGCAGCGCTTGGCGTACCTCCCGGCCAACCTGGCCGATCAGGTCCATGAGGCTTGTGCCTGGCGCCACCGCCAAGCGCAGCGGCACCACATTCGAGACCATGCTCGGAATTTGCCGCAACGTCCGGCCCGCGCGCGCCGTGACCGGGCAGCCGATGACCAGGTCCGCTTGGTCGTGCATTCGATGGAGATAAGCGACCCCCAGCGCGATCATCAGTTGTGGCAGGGTGGCGCCGGCCCTCCGTGCCAGATCCCGCAACGCTTCTCCTGTCTCAACCGGTAGATGTGCCCGATGACGCAGGACGTCGCCGCCCGTCGATCGCCACCCAAGGGCACCCGCCGGTTCAGGCCGGTCTGCAAAGCGCTTGGTCCAATACGCTCGATCCCGCAGGAAAGCTTCTGTCTGGCGGTACTCGGCATCCGACGCAAGCAATTCCGCAAATGTGGGGAACGGGGAACGCTCCGGCACCCGGCCCGCGGCCAACGCCGTGTACACATCAGCCAAACGGCGCGCCAGCAGCGCCGCGCCGTAACCGTCCATGACTATGTGGTGATAACGTTGGAACCAGAAGGCACGGTCGGGGCCCGCCTGGAACAGGGCGTAGGTGAAGAGCGGCCCGTGCACCAGATCGGCCGGCCGGGCGAGGTCCGCCTGCATCCAGGCCTCTGCCGCAGCGCGTGGATCGGCTTCGGCACTGACGTCGATCACCGGGAAGGACCAGTCGGTCCGGCGGCGACGGATTTGCCGCGGCCCCTCGTCACCATCGAAGAAACTAACGTGCAAGCTCTCTGCCTCGCACACCGTCTGGCGTAGCGCCCTCTCGAACAAAATTTGATCGACTGGCCCCTGGATTTCCAGATATTCGGCGATGTTATAGCGCGCGGTCCCCGGCGTGAGTTGCTCGGCCAGCCAGATTTCCGTCTGCGGCGCAGTGAGCCGATGAACGTTCTGCTGCATGCCATTCATGGCTCGCCGCTCCCTGGCTCAACACGGTACTGTGCAGAGGCCATCGGTGAGCTTGCATCGATTCTCTGCCAGCGGAGGTAACTGTCGCAGATCGGCTGCGGCACGGCATCCTGAAGCCGCCGGCCGATCAGAGCCTGCAGGGAAACCTGGAGCATTCTGCTCATTTGTTGCAAGGCGATCAGAATCGGCCGGACAGTCATGCTAGCGTGGCGCGTACACCCACGATGACCCGTCGACTGGCAGGGCACCTCCGAGACAGCGGGAAGCCTTCCGGCCCTGCGCGAGACGAACCAGGAGGCGAGCGCCTGTTCAGCGAACCTGTTCACAGTGAGCTTCCTTGTCGGTTCGTGCCGCAGCGTGGTTGCTGATGGCTAAGCAACCGTCGTACCAAGTCAGAAAACTCCTCAAAACAATGCGACTCTGGAGACAGAGCTGCGCTTTATGTCCGACATTGTCAGCAATACGACATTTCGGGAGAACAAGCCTTCATGCCAAGCGAAGCGAGGAATTGACCCCTTGCCGAATTGAAGAACTGACCCCCTCATTGGTTTGCAGTTTCGTTGGTTTCAAGCGGCGCTTTTCGCGAAGTCGGTAGCTATCGCCCCGGATGGTGATCACTGTCGAATGGTGAAGCAGGCGGTCCTGCCGTGGTGACCAACCTTGTACGATCCGGTCGATCACAGATTGACGGACATCAGAGAAGCGTGCAAGCTTCCGCAGCTTCGCACGACGTTCGCAGGCTATGTCATGCGCCGTGACGCAATAGTAGCCGCTGAGATCAGGTATCTGCTTGTCGACGAACATGTTGCGTCTGACTTCGCGAAAGATCGTCGAGCGATGTCGTCCTCTCGGCGATGACCTCGATACTGAGGCCAGCCGTTCTCCAGCGAGCAATCTTACGGCGTTCGTCCAATCCAGTCTGCGAGTAGGCGCGTCTCATTGCGTTTTCCTTGCGAGTGATAACCCCTTGGTATCATTCGCAAGTCGCACTTCATCCTTGAACCCGCCGCAAAGGATCAATTTGCCAAATGCGACTCTCTGACGCTGCCGGTGATCTACTACCAGTCCGCTCTGAGCTATGTCGGCAGCGACCACTTTGCGGTGAGGGTTTCGCATGGCGAAGGGCATGTTGTCGACAAAATATATGGGATTCGCGTGCAACAATAGCCATGTACGGTCGATTGAATGGCGCCGGATCTGCATATTAGATGCCCTGACCGCGATTCATTCGGACAATCAACGCTCGTGCAAAGGCCCAAGCTCTCGCCATCCATAGGCAGGGTGTCAATCCTACGGATTGAATTCTTAGAGATGTAGTTCAATGTATGATTGTGGTTGATAAGCTTAATTATGGAACTAAGTCATTGAGTCGCTATGTTTTTCCAATTCTATTATGATTAGCTAGTCGATCTGCAAACTACACGCGTATCGCAATTCAGAAACACCTCTGATCCGATCTGATTAAGGCCAATTCTGCTGAAGAAACCAGCGTGATCTTAGTCAGCGTTTTGAGGCGTAACGACCAAGGGGAATGTGGGGCGGTCTTGCAGGCTAGGCCGGGATGTTGTGTGCGATGCGCGCATTCTTTGGGCGATCGCAGACAGTACCTTGGCATTTGTCGGATTCGCGACATACGCTCGATGAGTGAAATCTCGTGCTCCCATTGCTTGATTTAAGTGATGGAGAATAAAGAGAAATATAGAACTTTTTTGCTCGATCGATCGATTGGCACAAGTTTTGTTGCCTTAGATTTCGAGTGGAAGCCGAGCTCCGGTGCACCAGTTGGGGTGCGGATCATGCGTGAATAAAAACCGAGAAACCGAGTCAGTCTGACAGCAATATGAGGACTGCGGAAGAGGATAGATAGTCTAGATGACCGCAAATCTGTCGAAAACGCCCGCCCCGGCACCGCTTTCTTTCAGGCGGAATTACTTGCACGTTGAGCCAACGGGTCTTGTTGAGAGGAAAGCAAAGAAGACGATGCTGAACGAATCGCGTTCGAGCAATGTTGAGCGGAAGCTAGAGCTGACAAGCCGGATCGTCGCGGCCTATGTAAGCCGCAACATCGTTACTGCCGGCAATTTGTCCCATCTTATCCGACAGACGTATTCGTCGCTGAGTGGCATATCTCAACGCCATCAAGTTGAACCGGCCCTTGAAGAACAGCGCCCCGCGGTTCCGATTATGAAGTCCGTAACTGCTGATTTCATCATCTGCCTAGAGGATGGAAAAGTTCAAGGCCCCGAGGCGCCACCTGATGGCAAAGTACGACCTTACTCGGGA carries:
- a CDS encoding amino acid adenylation domain-containing protein, giving the protein MPAQYADYTLWQHELLGAEADADSPLGNQLAYWQAALADLPEELALPADRPRPPVQSGRGNQIAFSLNAVLHAQLLELARTHGASLFMVLHAGVAALLSRLGAGDDIPLGTPIAGRGDAALDRLVGFFVNTLVLRTDTRGDPSFADLLAQARETDLAAYQHQDVPFERLIEQLNPARSLARHPLFQVMLVLQNTAAPSIALAGLSVTPETIATRTTKFDLTFSFAERSGATGVCQGLDATLEYASDLYDGATAEALAERLTRLLAEAAAAPGRPISSFELLAPAERRQIVEEWNATARPVPEVTLPALFEQQVCRSPAATALIFEDQELSYAELDARANRLAHHLIGLGIGPDQVVAICLERSPEMVVALLAILKAGAAYLPLDPGYPEARLGFMLDDAGPAALVTTSALAARLPAAGPVRLLLDEPQLRATIAAAPATAPTDADRVRRLDIRDLAYVIYTSGSTGTPKGVAVSEQAIVNRLLWMQAEYCLDGSDRVLQKTPSGFDVSVWEFFWPLIGGAALVLARPGGHQDPAYLAATIAGYGVTTVHFVPSMLRAFIQEQASGDYRGLRRVICSGEALPATLQALFFASLDVALHNLYGPTEAAIDVTASECSRDRDETSVPIGRPIWNTRVYVLDGSLRPVPAGVAGELYIAGTGLARGYCGRPSLTAERFVACPFGEPGERMYRTGDLARWRADGMLDFLGRVDDQVKIRGVRIEPAEVAAALSAHPAVAQAAVVARADGPGGQQLVGYVVAVAGQDLDAQALRTHAAARLPEHMVPSAIVGLEALPLTPNGKLDRKALPAPVMATAKDDYVPPEGYTEQLLAAIWAEVLQLERVGRHDNFFALGGHSLLVPKLIALSGQAGFHADVRTIFEAPTLAALAAAVTSCRSNLIEVPENRIPPQCEVITPAMLPLVQLSEREIARIVEHVPGGVANIQDIYPLTPLQEGMLFHHLTATAGDPYLSQVTVGVDSRPRVDNLLQALRAAIHRNDVLRSAVLWQDMVEPVQVVWRQAHLAVEEISLDPHAGDIADQLRAQFNPRHFRLDLTQAPLLRAHIAQDPSNNRWVLQLLFHHMVDDATSLRLLFGEIRAHLANRADHLPVAQPFREFVARARLGLTDEKHEMFFREMLGDVDEPTAPFGLLDVQQDGTAIVEASRTLDSRFAGRLQAAAQTVGVGAASLFHLAWAHVLAAVSGRDDVVFGTVLTGRLQAGIGADRAQGPFINTLPIRIRIGGLSPRDGVRLTHGLLARLVSHEHAPLLLAQRCSRVLAPAPLFSALLNYRQQRDQPQISGELDRAEHGIEFLGFEERSNYPLTFSVDDLGDTFRLTVQMASTSEVDRICTYMTNALEQLVEALEVRPDIPIQRFEIISPAERRQIVEEWNATARPVPEVTLPALFEQQVCRSPAATALIFEDQELSYAELDARANRLAHHLIGLGIGPDQVVAICLERSPEMVVALLAILKAGAAYLPLDPGYPEARLGFMLDDAGPAALVTTSALAARLPAAGPVRLLLDEPQLRATIAAAPATAPTDADRVRRLDIRDLAYVIYTSGSTGTPKGVAVSHCGLAGLAESQIERLGVTSASRVLQFASVSFDAAVWELLTAFAGGACLVLPPPGPLLGSQLAATLRRRSITHALIPPSALASSNANVSTALPTLLVGGEACSPDLVARWSAERRMINVYGPTETTVFATMSGPLTAPESPPIGRPIWNTRVYVLDGSLRPVPAGVAGELYIAGTGLARGYCGRPSLTAERFVACPFGEPGERMYRTGDLARWRADGMLDFLGRVDDQVKIRGVRIEPAEVAAALSAHPAVAQAAVVARADGPGGQQLVGYVVAVAGQDLDAQALRAHAAARLPEHMVPSAIVGLEALPLTPNGKLDRKALPAPVMASRSTRAPQTPEEALLCKLYADLLGLERVGPEDNFFELGGHSLLATRLVGRIRAALAVELPIRALFDAPTPAQLAAGLAEADHEQAAASASLHVLLPLRTQGSRPPLFCIHPAGGLAWPYAGLLQHLKGRPLYGVQALSFVDGETSELSIEAMAEDYLHEIHSVQPCGPYHLLGWSFGCHVAHAIANRLQDKGEQVSLLAYLDGYPMHDAPHAVAPEPTIRDLMEVLLDVFSDRPVEFGDAVPSLAQIRGLLAKADALATLDDRLVESIFRNFRDAPRLMREFRPRTFQGDLLFFRATLTAKESQPEDWQRYVTGRVSIHDIVCRHEKMMRPATLAAIGPLLAGALERASQTRSASL